The sequence below is a genomic window from Synechococcus sp. PCC 7335.
GATTGTGGATGATGATGCTGATATTAGAGAGGCTACTCAGATCTGTTTGGAGATCACAGGGGAGTGGGAAGTGCTCATGGCAGAAGATGGCGTCGAGGGACTGGCGATCGCCCAGCTTGAAAAGCCCGATGCGATTCTACTAGACATGATGCTACCAGGCATGGACGGACTAACTATTCTAAAAAAACTAAGAGAACAGGTCGAAACCCAAACCATTCCCATCGTCATTTTGACTGCTACAGCCCAGCCCAATGAGAGAAAAAATTTTGATCAGCTCAAAGTCGCTGCCGTTATCACCAAGCCCTACGACCCAATGACTATTTCGGACCAGATTATGTCAGTGCTCTTGACCTCTCGCTAACGTCTGCTGACTAGCTCTACTTCGCAGAAGTTCAGTTCGCAGCGCAGCTACCGAATAAAAATTACAGACTAGAATCAGCGCCGATGATTGAAACCTACAATAAGGACTTAGCGATGACTTGCTAAGTCCTTTGTCATATCATTGGAGAATTTTGTATGCGCCGTCGATTGTTACTGTCTGCTTTGGCCTTGTGCGTTGGTGTATTGCTGAGCTTGGCTAGGTTTAGCTCAGCGCAGTCGCAGGCTCGGCCAGTGGCGCAGGGCACAGGGGGAGCAGTCGCTAGTGTGGATGCAGCGGCGACACAGGT
It includes:
- a CDS encoding response regulator, with the protein product MAAKRILIVDDDADIREATQICLEITGEWEVLMAEDGVEGLAIAQLEKPDAILLDMMLPGMDGLTILKKLREQVETQTIPIVILTATAQPNERKNFDQLKVAAVITKPYDPMTISDQIMSVLLTSR